In Phaseolus vulgaris cultivar G19833 chromosome 10, P. vulgaris v2.0, whole genome shotgun sequence, a single genomic region encodes these proteins:
- the LOC137818764 gene encoding transcription factor MYB1-like — protein MGRRPCCPKEINKGAWSREEDETLSKYVAIHGEGKWQKVAQNAGLKRCGKSCRQRWLNYLKPGIKRGDISVDEEDMIIRLHRLLGNRWALIAKRLPGRTDNEIKNYWNTNLSKKLQKHPTSSSSVSSLQHKRGEEEKMKQVHVAPEAPRPRRVSAVEYSKMCSTTPSPSNKVEGSSDEACFSDFLIDIDQNQLLIGDDSSSKVPQTDEEQNNKQVVLTNSPSSSSPSHHCHNLLAEKFDPLETLLDVELKRMASFLGLEND, from the exons ATGGGAAGAAGACCCTGCTGTCCCAAAGAGATCAACAAAGGTGCTTGGTCTCGAGAAGAAGATGAAACTCTCTCCAAATATGTTGCCATCCATGGAGAAGGAAAATGGCAGAAGGTTGCCCAAAATGCAG GTTTAAAGCGATGTGGAAAAAGCTGCAGACAAAGGTGGCTGAACTATCTCAAGCCTGGTATTAAAAGAGGTGACATCTCAGTGGATGAAGAAGATATGATTATCAGACTTCATCGTCTTCTTGGTAACAG ATGGGCATTGATAGCAAAGAGGCTACCTGGACGAACAGACAATGAAATCAAGAACTACTGGAACACCAATCTGTCAAAGAAGTTACAGAAACACCCTACATCATCATCCTCTGTCTCTTCACTTCAACACAAACGTGGAGAAGAAGAGAAGATGAAGCAAGTGCATGTAGCACCAGAAGCTCCACGCCCTAGGAGAGTTAGTGCAGTTGAATACAGTAAAATGTGTAGTACCACTCCCAGTCCTTCAAATAAAGTGGAGGGTAGTAGTGATGAAGcttgttttagtgatttcctcATCGATATTGATCAAAACCAGTTGTTGATTGGTGATGATTCCAGCTCCAAGGTCCCACAAACAGATGAAGAGCAGAACAACAAACAGGTAGTCTTAACCAACAGTCCTAGCTCATCATCACCTTCTCATCATTGTCACAATCTCTTGGCAGAGAAATTCGACCCTCTGGAGACCCTCTTGGATGTGGAACTCAAGAGGATGGCTTCCTTTCTTGGACTTGAAAATGATTGA
- the LOC137818244 gene encoding transcription initiation factor TFIID subunit 12b, with the protein MAESASLSSKPSPMDPQNPAASSNPTIPSPSHNMPSPSLPPLPQDHQHQQQQQNLHQQLSPPQQQQPLVSSQAMNTINGINPISNFQLQQTLQRSPSMSRLNQIQPQQQSQQQQQFGVMRQQAGLYGGQMTFATAGGGAGQQQQLGGSNLSRSALIGQSGHFPMLSSAATQFNLLSSPRQKGGLVQQSQFSGNSAGQSLQGMQAMGMIGSQNLTSQLRANGAVAYAQQLRMSQGQIRQQMSQQSSLNTGQVQGLPRSSSLAFMNSQLSGLSQNGQPAMVHNSLTQQQWLKQMPAMSSPASPLRLQQRQQLASSTQLQQNSISLNQQQLSQLIQQQKSIGQPQLHQQQQQQQPQQLQQQLQQQLIHQQPQQQSQPQASVHQQQQSPRMPGPAGQKSFSLTGSQPDATASGATTPGGSSSQGTEATNQVLGKRKIQDLVAQVDPQGTLDPEVIDLLLELADDFIDSTTTHGCILAKHRKSPTLESKDLLLHLEKNWDLTVPGYSSEEKKYQSKPQLNDLHKRRLDMIRTLMESSASESNINSSKELSRQGISNPTPVAVGAHHLVRPLSSEQLVSHAAGSQMLQQMTRF; encoded by the exons ATGGCGGAAAGCGCATCACTGTCGTCCAAACCCTCACCAATGGACCCTCAAAACCCCGCGGCATCTTCCAACCCTACAATCCCTTCCCCTTCCCACAACATGCCTTCACCCTCGCTCCCTCCGCTCCCCCAAGACCACCAACATCAACAGCAGCAGCAGAATCTTCATCAACAATTGAGTCCCCCTCAACAACAACAGCCTCTCGTGTCGTCGCAAGCCATGAACACCATCAACGGCATCAACCCTATCTCCAATTTCCAACTCCAGCAGACGCTGCAGCGATCGCCTTCCATGTCGCGCCTCAATCAAATCCAGCCTCAGCAGCAGtcgcagcagcagcagcagttcGGCGTCATGCGCCAGCAGGCCGGATTATACGGCGGACAGATGACCTTCGCCACCGCGGGCGGCGGAGCGGGCCAGCAGCAGCAGTTGGGCGGTTCCAATTTGTCGCGGTCCGCGTTGATAGGGCAGAGCGGGCACTTCCCCATGTTGTCTAGTGCTGCCACGCAGTTTAACTTGCTCTCCTCG CCAAGGCAAAAAGGTGGGCTAGTTCAGCAGTCTCAATTCTCAGGTAATTCTGCTGGACAATCACTGCAAGGAATGCAAGCAATGGGCATGATTGGATCACAAAATCTCACCTCACAACTGCGAGCTAATGGAGCTGTGGCTTATGCACAGCAGCTGCGAATGAGTCAGGGTCAAATCAGGCAGCAAATGTCACAGCAGAGTTCACTTAACACTGGACAG GTTCAAGGTTTACCAAGGTCATCATCCCTTGCTTTTATGAATTCTCAGTTGTCTGGGTTGTCTCAGAATGGGCAACCAGCGATGGTTCATAACTCCTTAACACAGCAACAGTGGCTTAAGCAAATGCCGGCAATGTCTAGCCCTGCCTCACCATTGCGTCTTCAACAGAGGCAGCAGCTGGCTTCTTCTACTCAATTGCAACAAAACTCTATAAGCCTTAACCAACAACAATTGTCCCAGCTGATTCAGCAACAGAAATCGATAGGGCAGCCTCAGCTGCATCAGCAGCAACAACAGCAGCAGCCTCAGCAGCTGCAACAGCAACTGCAACAACAGCTCATACATCAGCAGCCACAACAGCAGTCTCAGCCACAGGCTTCTGTTCATCAACAGCAACAGTCTCCAAGGATGCCTGGACCTGCAGGCCAAAAGTCATTCAGTCTAACAGGATCACAGCCAGATGCTACTGCATCTGGTGCAACTACACCAGGTGGTAGTTCTAGCCAAGGAACTGAAGCAACAAACCAAGTTCTGGGGAAGAGAAAGATACAGGATTTAGTTGCACAG GTGGATCCACAAGGTACACTGGACCCCGAAGTTATAGATCTTCTTTTAGAGCTTGCTGATGACTTCATTGATTCT ACAACTACACACGGTTGCATTTTGGCAAAACATAGAAAATCGCCAACTTTGGAGTCCAAGGATTTATTGCTACACCTAG AGAAAAATTGGGATTTAACAGTTCCGGGGTATTCGAGTGAAGAGAAGAAGTATCAAAGCAAACCT CAATTAAATGACCTCCACAAGAGGCGCTTAGATATG ATTCGCACATTGATGGAATCTTCGGCCTCTGAGTCAAATATTAACAGTTCTAAAGAGTTGAGTAGACAGGGCATTTCTAATCCTACCCCTGTGGCTGTGGGAGCTCACCATCTAGTAAGACCCTTGAGTTCAGAGCAGTTGGTTTCTCATGCAGCTGGTTCTCAAATGCTACAGCAGATGACAAGGTTTTAA